The following proteins are encoded in a genomic region of Xanthomonas cassavae CFBP 4642:
- the xseA gene encoding exodeoxyribonuclease VII large subunit has translation MAERTQQILTPSQLNTLARDLLEGSFPLVWVEAELSSVTRPSSGHLYFTLKDARAQIRCAMFKPKSTWLKFQPREGLRVLARGRLTLYEARGDYQLVLDHMEEAGEGALRRAFDALRARLAAEGLFDAERKRALPAHVRRLAVITSPSGAAVRDVLSVLARRFPLLEVDLLPSLVQGESAAAQITALLQRADASARYDVILITRGGGSLEDLWAFNDEALARAIAAAQTPVVSAVGHETDFSLSDFVADVRAPTPSVAAELLVPDQRELVARVRRARARLAQLQQHALGNAMQRADRLALRLRAHSPQARLHLLQRRQEDAARRLHGRMTQLLERLQARLQRAQTRLQAHTPQRNLASLQQRLRALHPQAAMQRRLQHDRLRLRSVVRSLEAVSPLATVARGYAIVTRPADGQVIRSAAEVAPGERLRAQLADGSIDVRVEPGDD, from the coding sequence ATGGCTGAACGCACCCAACAGATCCTCACTCCCAGCCAGCTCAATACGCTGGCACGCGACCTGCTCGAAGGCAGCTTCCCGCTGGTCTGGGTGGAAGCCGAACTGAGCAGCGTCACCCGTCCGTCGTCGGGGCATCTGTACTTCACGCTCAAGGATGCGCGCGCGCAGATCCGCTGCGCGATGTTCAAACCCAAGAGCACCTGGTTGAAATTCCAGCCAAGAGAAGGCCTGCGCGTGCTCGCACGCGGCCGTTTGACTCTGTACGAAGCGCGCGGCGACTACCAGCTGGTGCTCGACCACATGGAAGAAGCCGGCGAAGGCGCGCTGCGCCGCGCCTTCGACGCGCTGCGTGCGCGGCTGGCTGCCGAAGGCCTGTTCGATGCCGAGCGCAAGCGAGCCCTGCCCGCGCACGTGCGCCGGCTGGCAGTGATCACTTCGCCCAGCGGTGCGGCAGTGCGCGACGTGCTCAGCGTGCTGGCACGGCGTTTCCCGTTGCTGGAAGTGGACCTGTTGCCGTCGCTGGTACAGGGCGAGAGCGCCGCGGCGCAGATCACTGCGCTGCTTCAGCGCGCCGATGCCTCAGCGCGCTACGACGTCATCCTGATCACCCGCGGCGGCGGCTCGCTGGAAGACCTGTGGGCCTTCAACGACGAAGCGTTGGCGCGCGCGATCGCCGCGGCGCAGACGCCGGTAGTGTCGGCGGTCGGGCATGAGACCGACTTCAGCCTGAGCGATTTCGTCGCCGACGTGCGTGCGCCCACGCCCTCGGTGGCGGCCGAACTGCTGGTGCCCGATCAGCGCGAGCTGGTGGCGCGGGTCCGGCGCGCGCGCGCGCGCCTGGCCCAGCTGCAGCAGCATGCCCTGGGCAACGCGATGCAGCGGGCCGACCGGCTGGCCTTGCGGTTGCGTGCGCATAGCCCGCAGGCGCGCCTGCACCTGCTGCAACGCCGCCAGGAGGACGCCGCACGCCGCCTGCACGGGCGCATGACCCAGTTGCTGGAACGCCTGCAGGCCCGCCTGCAGCGTGCGCAGACGCGGTTGCAGGCGCACACGCCGCAGCGCAATCTGGCCAGCCTTCAGCAACGTCTGCGCGCCCTGCATCCGCAGGCCGCCATGCAACGGCGTCTGCAGCACGATCGCTTAAGGTTGCGCAGCGTGGTGCGCTCGCTGGAAGCGGTAAGCCCGCTGGCCACCGTCGCACGCGGCTATGCCATCGTGACGCGCCCGGCAGACGGACAGGTGATCCGCAGCGCTGCCGAGGTAGCCCCGGGCGAGCGCCTGCGTGCACAGCTGGCCGACGGCAGCATCGATGTGCGCGTGGAGCCCGGCGACGACTGA
- a CDS encoding formylglycine-generating enzyme family protein translates to MCGCSRAPAPAPAPAAARAQAASAQPATPNVSIGGEASAETVAQWQPPAVDLGEEPLPQARKRAEQALQDDRLYRDADDAIPLYLAIEQRAGGKDAASRRGLERARARLIERGHALIAQSDRQQDALDQARELASVGMALAPQDPKVRALQREVETAQRVLAFNRAGEDDLRAGRLGEDGNGALANFRDAAQLDPDNPRTRQGLAAVESGLLERAERAGEASDFIGARYWLQMAAQVRERAPTIADARARIERLRRAQIAALHDAGLHDLTSPRGLKAAGETLAEVLRIADPGDPMAGDLRRRLELATHYGSFRPGQVFTDGLKLGGRGPQMIVVPHGAFQMGAGDAEPGASDNERPAHYVRFARGFALSITEVTVAEFRQFVEATGARPRATRRGHSVVYDERSGNFIRRSGVDWQSDYNGAQAAPNSPVMHVSIRDAEAYAAWLSEQTGRHYHVPSEAEFEYAVRAGTTGRYPWGNAGSPPRDAGNFTGGNDVSRSGRHWNNGFVGYGDGFWGPAPVGSFRANAWGLHDMGGNLSEWVADCWHASYRRAPGDGAAWFNPGCRQRMIRGGSWANSPQQTRAAWRQSQDSDTTSARIGFRVARGI, encoded by the coding sequence ATGTGCGGCTGTTCGCGTGCTCCCGCACCGGCACCTGCACCCGCCGCTGCGCGCGCGCAGGCGGCGAGCGCGCAGCCCGCGACGCCAAATGTGTCGATCGGCGGCGAAGCATCGGCCGAGACCGTCGCGCAGTGGCAGCCGCCGGCGGTGGACCTGGGTGAGGAACCGCTGCCGCAGGCACGCAAGCGCGCCGAGCAGGCGCTGCAGGACGACCGCCTGTATCGCGACGCAGACGATGCGATTCCCTTGTATCTGGCGATCGAACAACGCGCCGGCGGCAAGGATGCGGCCAGCCGGCGTGGTCTGGAACGGGCACGCGCACGGTTGATCGAGCGCGGCCACGCGTTGATCGCACAGAGCGATCGCCAGCAGGATGCGCTGGACCAGGCGCGTGAACTGGCCAGCGTCGGCATGGCGCTGGCGCCGCAGGATCCGAAGGTGCGCGCCCTGCAGCGCGAGGTGGAAACCGCCCAGCGCGTGCTCGCCTTCAATCGCGCCGGCGAGGACGACCTGCGCGCGGGTCGGTTGGGCGAAGACGGCAATGGCGCGCTGGCGAACTTCCGCGATGCCGCGCAGCTGGACCCGGACAATCCGCGCACCCGCCAGGGGCTGGCGGCGGTGGAGAGCGGACTGCTGGAGCGCGCCGAGCGCGCGGGCGAGGCCAGCGACTTCATCGGCGCCCGCTACTGGCTGCAGATGGCCGCGCAGGTACGCGAGCGTGCGCCCACCATCGCCGATGCGCGCGCACGGATCGAACGCCTGCGCCGTGCGCAGATCGCCGCCCTGCACGATGCCGGGCTGCACGACCTGACCTCTCCGCGCGGGCTCAAGGCCGCCGGCGAGACCCTGGCCGAGGTGCTGCGCATCGCCGACCCGGGCGATCCGATGGCCGGAGACCTGCGCCGCCGCCTGGAACTGGCGACCCACTACGGCAGCTTCCGCCCCGGGCAGGTGTTCACCGACGGGCTCAAGCTCGGCGGGCGTGGCCCACAGATGATCGTGGTGCCGCATGGCGCCTTCCAGATGGGCGCGGGCGATGCCGAACCAGGCGCGTCCGACAATGAGCGGCCGGCGCATTACGTGCGCTTCGCACGCGGTTTTGCGCTGTCGATCACCGAGGTGACGGTGGCCGAGTTCCGCCAGTTCGTCGAAGCCACCGGCGCGCGCCCGCGCGCCACCCGGCGCGGGCATTCGGTGGTCTACGACGAGCGCAGCGGCAACTTCATCCGCCGCAGCGGCGTGGACTGGCAGTCCGACTACAACGGCGCGCAGGCCGCGCCCAACAGCCCGGTGATGCATGTCAGCATCCGCGACGCCGAAGCGTATGCGGCCTGGCTGTCGGAACAGACCGGCCGCCATTACCACGTGCCCAGCGAAGCCGAATTCGAGTACGCGGTGCGGGCCGGCACCACCGGGCGGTATCCCTGGGGCAATGCCGGCTCGCCGCCGCGCGATGCCGGCAACTTCACCGGTGGCAACGATGTCTCGCGCAGCGGCCGGCACTGGAACAATGGTTTCGTCGGGTATGGCGACGGCTTCTGGGGGCCGGCGCCGGTAGGCAGCTTCCGCGCCAACGCCTGGGGGCTGCACGACATGGGCGGCAACCTGAGCGAATGGGTGGCCGACTGCTGGCACGCCAGCTATCGCCGCGCACCGGGCGATGGCGCGGCCTGGTTCAACCCGGGTTGCCGGCAGCGCATGATCCGCGGTGGCAGCTGGGCCAATTCGCCGCAGCAGACGCGTGCGGCCTGGCGGCAGTCGCAGGACTCGGACACCACCAGCGCACGCATCGGCTTCCGGGTGGCGCGCGGGATCTAG
- a CDS encoding H-NS family nucleoid-associated regulatory protein, which translates to MSNTSSKLDSIAQAKAKLLDELQKLEEQEKTERASEASSAHATIVSLLEQFAGHFNTKQRNDIAAYLGTTAARKEVVKSGRSEVKPKYELPHTGETWSGRGRTPKAFAAWEGSVSYKEWKAKNPDLKFPLVRE; encoded by the coding sequence GTGAGCAATACCTCTTCGAAACTGGACTCCATCGCGCAAGCCAAGGCCAAACTGCTGGACGAGCTGCAGAAGCTGGAAGAACAGGAGAAAACCGAGCGCGCCAGCGAGGCATCCTCGGCGCATGCCACCATCGTGTCGCTGCTCGAACAGTTTGCCGGTCACTTCAACACCAAGCAGCGCAATGATATCGCCGCGTACCTGGGCACCACCGCTGCGCGCAAGGAAGTGGTCAAAAGCGGCCGCAGCGAAGTCAAGCCCAAGTACGAATTGCCGCATACCGGCGAAACCTGGTCCGGCCGCGGCCGCACCCCCAAGGCCTTTGCCGCATGGGAAGGTTCGGTGTCGTACAAGGAATGGAAGGCCAAGAATCCGGACCTCAAGTTCCCGCTGGTTCGCGAGTAA
- the queG gene encoding tRNA epoxyqueuosine(34) reductase QueG — MSAVLARPDPADAAARIRVLAREAGFQRCGITGIELGEDEAHLRSWLAEGLYGTMHWMAQHGDKRSRPQELVPGTLRVLSVGMDYGRKDDTEAWNTLHDGTRAYVARYALGRDYHKLMRNRLQTLAERIQGEIGSFGYRVFVDSAPVLERALARNAGLGWIGKHTCLIDRNGGSWFFLGEIYLDLPLPIDTPATAHCGTCTRCIDICPTQAIIAPYRLDARRCIAYLTIEHDGAIPEDMRKPIGNRIFGCDDCQLICPWNKFAKRTDEADFRARNDLDVATLPQLFAWNQAEFLQRTEGSPLRRSGHERWLRNIAVGLGNAPGTPEVLASLEARRHDESGLVREHVGWALAQHGL; from the coding sequence ATGTCCGCCGTCCTCGCCCGCCCCGACCCCGCCGATGCTGCCGCGCGCATCCGCGTGCTTGCGCGCGAAGCGGGCTTTCAACGCTGCGGCATCACCGGTATCGAACTGGGCGAAGACGAAGCGCATCTGCGCAGCTGGCTGGCAGAAGGCCTGTACGGCACCATGCACTGGATGGCCCAGCACGGCGACAAGCGCTCGCGCCCGCAGGAGCTGGTGCCAGGCACCTTGCGGGTGCTGTCGGTGGGCATGGATTATGGCCGCAAGGACGACACCGAAGCCTGGAACACCTTGCACGACGGCACCCGTGCCTACGTGGCGCGCTACGCCCTGGGACGCGACTACCACAAGCTGATGCGCAACCGGCTGCAGACGCTGGCCGAGCGCATCCAGGGCGAGATCGGCAGCTTCGGTTACCGCGTATTCGTGGATTCCGCGCCGGTACTGGAGCGCGCGCTGGCGCGCAACGCCGGGCTGGGCTGGATCGGCAAACACACCTGCCTGATCGATCGCAACGGCGGCTCGTGGTTTTTCCTGGGCGAGATCTACCTGGACCTGCCGCTGCCGATCGATACGCCCGCCACCGCGCATTGCGGCACCTGCACGCGTTGCATCGACATCTGCCCCACCCAGGCCATCATCGCCCCCTATCGCCTGGATGCACGCCGCTGCATCGCCTACCTCACCATCGAACACGATGGCGCCATTCCCGAAGACATGCGCAAGCCGATCGGCAACCGCATCTTTGGTTGCGACGATTGCCAGCTGATCTGCCCCTGGAACAAGTTCGCCAAGCGCACCGACGAAGCCGACTTCCGCGCCCGCAACGACCTGGATGTGGCCACGTTGCCACAGCTGTTCGCCTGGAACCAGGCCGAGTTCCTGCAGCGCACCGAAGGCAGCCCGCTCCGCCGCAGTGGACACGAGCGCTGGCTGCGCAACATCGCGGTGGGCCTGGGCAATGCACCGGGCACGCCGGAGGTTCTGGCGTCGCTGGAGGCACGCCGGCACGATGAATCCGGACTGGTGCGCGAACACGTGGGCTGGGCGCTGGCGCAACATGGCCTGTGA
- a CDS encoding AcvB/VirJ family lysyl-phosphatidylglycerol hydrolase — translation MGMGITLFRWVMAILLIGGSGYAVARHLSDGDTAGHYRSVEVIRPEGTPKAMVIVLPNSGHPEQTQHLADMLSNDGALVAVVDTASYRERVRSHHAACSSLADDAERLGKKLLRAEHVDAFLPPVLVGQGDGAVLARQALASAAPDVLGGAVVADAGSTDAGLACSRNVPDANQGFLDDLVDGASPMQIAAATRGHFQAAQAHGLGDLPLVELHAPGSDRLVVMLSGDGGWRELDKGIAAQLQQQGVSVVGWNSLRYFWASRTPQQIGADLDRVIAAYRQRWHIQHVALVGYSFGADVLPFAYPDLSPLQRASVQFVSLLGLGHQADFKVRVGGWLGWHNDAERDVEPALQAFDLQRVQCIYGTEEKDTLCPELRARGVEVVSRPGGHHFDHDPVGLTHLLMQGWQHAAQLPVRG, via the coding sequence ATGGGCATGGGAATCACACTGTTTCGTTGGGTCATGGCGATCCTGCTGATCGGCGGCAGCGGCTACGCCGTGGCGCGGCACCTGTCGGACGGCGATACCGCCGGCCATTATCGTTCGGTGGAGGTCATCCGCCCCGAGGGCACGCCCAAGGCGATGGTGATAGTGCTGCCCAACAGCGGCCACCCGGAGCAAACGCAACACCTGGCCGACATGCTCAGCAATGACGGCGCGTTGGTCGCGGTGGTCGATACCGCCAGCTATCGCGAGCGCGTGCGCTCGCATCACGCCGCCTGCAGCTCGCTGGCCGACGACGCCGAGCGGCTGGGCAAGAAACTGCTGCGCGCCGAGCATGTGGATGCTTTTCTGCCGCCGGTGCTGGTGGGGCAGGGCGATGGTGCGGTGCTGGCGCGGCAGGCGCTGGCCTCGGCGGCGCCCGATGTGCTCGGCGGCGCGGTGGTGGCCGATGCCGGCAGTACCGACGCGGGGCTGGCATGCTCGCGCAACGTGCCCGATGCCAATCAGGGATTCCTGGACGACCTGGTCGACGGCGCCAGCCCGATGCAGATCGCCGCTGCCACGCGCGGCCATTTCCAGGCCGCGCAGGCACACGGCCTGGGCGATCTGCCGCTGGTCGAACTGCATGCGCCGGGTAGCGACCGCCTGGTGGTGATGCTGTCCGGCGATGGCGGCTGGCGCGAACTGGACAAGGGCATTGCCGCGCAGTTGCAGCAGCAGGGCGTTTCGGTGGTCGGCTGGAACAGCCTGCGCTATTTCTGGGCCAGCCGCACGCCACAGCAGATCGGCGCGGATCTGGACCGGGTCATCGCCGCCTACCGGCAGCGCTGGCATATCCAGCATGTGGCGCTGGTCGGCTATTCGTTCGGGGCCGATGTGCTGCCGTTCGCCTACCCGGATCTGTCGCCACTGCAACGTGCCTCGGTGCAATTCGTCAGCCTGCTCGGTCTTGGCCACCAGGCCGATTTCAAGGTGCGCGTCGGTGGCTGGCTGGGCTGGCACAACGATGCCGAGCGCGATGTGGAGCCCGCACTGCAGGCATTCGACCTGCAGCGTGTGCAATGCATCTACGGCACCGAAGAAAAGGACACCTTGTGCCCCGAACTGCGCGCACGCGGCGTGGAGGTGGTTTCGCGGCCGGGTGGTCATCACTTCGATCACGACCCGGTGGGACTGACCCACCTGCTGATGCAGGGCTGGCAGCATGCCGCGCAGCTGCCAGTGCGGGGCTGA
- the rnd gene encoding ribonuclease D, with protein sequence MPHWITHPSELSDRLQASRPSRIGLDTEFIRERTYWPQLALVQMAIGEEILLIDPLIPGMNEALSEWLTATDIVKVMHSASEDLVTFKCGCGVLPRPLFDTQIAAALAGVGGGVGYQKLVQEITGTLLTKGETRSDWMRRPLSPAQLEYAADDVRYLFAIHDALTRRLTEQNRLGWLDEDAERLLATVEHDDGERWPHVSLRTAQFLEPAAQRRLLRLLRWRDLQARQSDRPRSWILDNELASQLARFPPADLDALLQQFDKFPKAPRKLANAIWDALNTPLPDEDHAPLAQSPTDGNKAVLKRLQEAVAQRSRELGLPDGLLASRRHLESLIEQHGWPAALGQWRRALLEAQLLPLLHDGAANKSG encoded by the coding sequence GTGCCCCATTGGATCACCCACCCCTCCGAGCTGAGCGACCGCCTGCAGGCATCGCGCCCTTCGCGCATCGGCCTGGATACCGAATTCATTCGCGAACGCACCTACTGGCCGCAACTGGCGCTGGTGCAAATGGCCATCGGCGAGGAGATCCTGCTGATCGATCCGCTGATCCCGGGCATGAACGAAGCGCTCAGCGAGTGGTTGACCGCCACCGACATCGTCAAGGTGATGCACAGCGCCAGCGAAGACCTGGTCACCTTCAAGTGCGGCTGCGGCGTGTTGCCGCGCCCGCTGTTCGATACCCAGATCGCCGCGGCGCTGGCCGGTGTGGGCGGTGGCGTGGGCTACCAGAAGCTGGTGCAGGAAATCACCGGCACGCTGTTGACCAAGGGCGAGACGCGCTCGGACTGGATGCGGCGTCCGCTGTCGCCAGCGCAACTGGAGTACGCCGCCGACGATGTGCGTTACCTGTTTGCGATCCACGACGCGCTCACTCGCCGTCTTACCGAACAGAACCGCCTGGGCTGGCTGGACGAAGATGCCGAGCGCCTGCTCGCCACCGTCGAGCACGATGACGGCGAGCGCTGGCCGCATGTGAGCCTGCGCACCGCACAGTTCCTGGAGCCGGCCGCGCAACGCCGGCTGCTGCGCTTGCTGCGCTGGCGCGATCTGCAGGCACGCCAGAGCGACCGCCCGCGTAGCTGGATCCTGGACAACGAGCTGGCCAGTCAGCTGGCACGCTTTCCGCCGGCCGACCTGGACGCGCTGCTGCAGCAGTTCGACAAATTTCCCAAGGCGCCGCGCAAGCTGGCCAATGCGATATGGGATGCGCTCAACACGCCGCTGCCCGACGAAGACCACGCGCCGCTGGCGCAGTCACCCACCGATGGCAACAAGGCGGTGCTCAAGCGGCTGCAGGAAGCGGTGGCGCAACGCAGCCGCGAACTCGGCCTGCCGGACGGCCTGCTGGCCTCACGCCGGCATCTGGAAAGTTTGATCGAGCAGCACGGCTGGCCGGCCGCGCTGGGGCAGTGGCGTCGCGCGCTGCTGGAAGCGCAGTTGCTGCCATTGCTGCACGACGGCGCGGCAAATAAGAGCGGCTGA